The genomic interval TGCTGATCACGACCTACTACGGCGCGGCCACGGACGCGCAGTATCGCGCGCACCTCGAGGAGATGGACGCGCTGGTCGAGTCCAACCTGCGCGACTCGTCGCGGCGGTGGGCCGTCATCGTCGACGCGTCGCGCTGGCTGAAGAGCACCGCTCGCCAGCGGCAGATGCACGCCGAGTGGATGAAGCGGCACGAGCAGGTGATGCGCGGGCGCACGGCGGGGATCGCCTTCGTCATCGAGAGCGCGCTCGTGCGCGGCGGCCTGACCGCGGTCCTCTGGCTGGCGCCCCTCCCGTGCCCCCACATCGTGGTGAAGACGCTCGACGACGCGATCGTCTGGTGCGAGCAGAAGCTCTGCGAGATGCGCATGAGCGCCGCGCGCTGACGCCGCCCATGACCGAGCTCCCGGCGGGGCCGGGGACGATCCTATTCGTTCGTCATACTCGAGCTCGACGAATGAATAGGATCGTCCCCGCTTCGCTCAGCCATGAATCGCTGTTCCGGATGACCAGCCTCAGCCGCAGCGCAGCCCGAGCGTCGCGCCGCTCGAGAGGAGGCGCTGCGCCGCCTCACGCTCCAGGCTGACCAGCTCTCCAGCGTCGACGCTGACGACGGGGGCGCCGTCGAGGATCAGCGCCGCCGGCCCCTCGGGCGAGATGAGCCAGTAGCCGAAGTGGTCGTCCACGTCCCCGGCCGGGTCGAGCTCCTCCCAGACCTGTTGCGGGATCTCGGGCAGGCTCCGGTGGTCGAAGGAGGCGAACGCGACGTCGATCTGTCCGCCCAGCGGCACGCGCGCGACGACGACGCCCGCCACGGCGGCGCCGACGACGGCGTCGTCCGAGCCGTCGGTGGAGTCGGTCGTGACGAGCGCGACCGGGCTCGATTCGCTCTCGGCGAGCTCCGCGATGAAGGCCTGACTCTGCCGCACGAGGGCCGCGGGCTGGTCGCGGTAGAGCATCTCGCCGTAGAGCAGGACGGCGTCGCCAGGCGCGCCGCTCGGGTCGGCGGCCGGCGCGGCGGCGGCGACGACCGCCTGCTTCAGCTCCGCCCACGCCGGGCTCGGCGGGCACTCGAGGCAGCCGCCCAGCTTGTCGCCGTCGACGTGACCGAAGAGGAAGCTCGCGGCCGGGTAGAGGAGGTTCTGGCACTGCTCGACGGTTCGGCCGAGGCCGAGACGCTGCATCCGGGCCTCGGAGTAGAGGAACATCTCCTGCCAGAAGTGGATGCCGCGGGACTCGAGCATCGCCTCCAGATAGGCCTCGAACGAGGCGCCGAAGGGCTCGGCCTCGCCCTCCGAGTCGCACACCCAGTACACCTGGCCGTCGTTGGCGCCGAACCCGGCGAAGTGATCGTCGTTCGGCCAGTCGAAGGGGAGGTGCGCCTTCGAGCCGTAATCGGGCTGGGCCCAGTCGGGGCGGAAGACGGTCCGCAACGGAAAGAGCCGGATCGAGCCGGCGACGCCGGTGTCGCCCCAGGCTGGATCGCGGTGATGCCACTCGAGGTGGAAGCCGTCGAGCTCAGCGTAGAGCTGCTTCAGCGCGGGGGCGAGAGGCTGACCCAGGAAGGCCTGGGCCTCGGCCAAGGCCTCGGGGGTCGCCGGCGCGCCGATCTCTCTCGCGGTGATCTCGAGCTGCGGGTGGTCCTCGATCTCCCGAACGAGGGCGGTGAAGCGGGGGAGCCAGTAGGCGGAAGTCATCGATCAGTCATCCTCTATCAGTTCTCTGAACTGTGTACGTCGTGTGGACGCGAGCTCCGGCTCCGTGTGACACCGAGCGCCGTCGAGGGAGCGGTTCGTCCTACGCTGGAGGCGTCGCGGAGTGCCCTTGCCTACGCTGATCCGGTCGGCGGGCGCGGGCCGAACGACGACATGACGACGCGCGGCCCCGCTCAGGAGCGCGCGCCTCTCACCTCAGCGAATCGCACGCGGCGTGGGCGGCCTCGATCCACGCTTCCTGGAGCGCGTCACGGGAGCTGAGATCGACCTTGCACGTGAGGTGACCTTCCTCGAAATAGGTTGCGTAGGTCAGGGTGTGGTCTTCCTCTCGATACTCCGAGGTCCACCCCCAGCTCGTCTCCGTCGTCGTGGCCTCTTCGGGCATGAAGACGAAGTCGGGCGTGACCGGATCGTCGCCCTCGCGCACCTCGTGGTGCTGGACGGTGAAGTAGAAGGGGTAGCCGGGGACCTCCCCGTAGATGCTCTGCCGCTTCCCGTCGGGGCTCGCCTCGACCCGATGAGTCGGGGGGACGTGGACGTGGTAGGCCTGCCCGTCCAGGGTCATCGCCTCATCCGTCCAGCCTTCGGGGAGAGGAGGGATCTGCCGCGTCGGCTCCGCGGGCTCGGCGGCCGGCTCGGCGGACGCGGCGGCGGTCTCGGGGGTCGGTGCGTCCGCCTCTTCTCCGCAGGCGAGTGCGAAGAGTGAGAGGCTCGAACAGACAGTGATTCGAAGCGCGAAATGCATCTTTGGTTCTCCAGGTGAGTCGCCCCTCGGCTGGCACCATGCCGGCCGGTGGGAGCGGCTCGTCGTACCCGCGCGCTCCTTGGGTCTGCCCTAAAACTCATCTAAAACGGACCGCGACGTGGAGCAGACGGTCGATGGCCCGGGCCTGTTCGGACGGGATGCGCTCCTGTCCGAAGTGCGCGCGCGGCTCGAGCGCGACTCGCTGGTCACGCTGGTAGGGCCGCCGGGGGTGGGGAAGACCGCGCTCGCTCGCGTCCTCGCTCAGGATGGGCAGCGCTACTTCGATCTCCGCGACGCGCGGAGCGTCCACGACCTCAACGGCGTGCTCGCCCTCGGCCTCGACCTCGACGCGTTGCCCAGCGGCGACTCTGGCTTCGACCGCGTCGGGCACGTCCTCCTCGCGCGCGGGCCCGGGGTGGTCGTGCTCGACGACATCGACCGGCTGGTGCCGGTGCTCGGACGCGGTCTCCCAGGCTGGCGCGCGCTGGGGCTGCGGGTGCTCGCGGTCGGCCGTCGCCCGCTCGGCATCGACGCCGAGCGGGTGGTCCCCGTGCCGCCGCTGCCGCTGCCCTCCAACGCGGAGATCGGCCAGGCAGACGCGGTCGCCTTCTTCGTCGAGTGCGTCCGCCGTCGCGCGCCGGAGGTCTCGTTCGACCGCGCCGACCTGACCGTCGCCGCGCGGATCGTGCGTCGGCTCGACGGCCTGCCGCTCGCGATCGAGCTGGCGGCCGCCCGCATGGCGGCGCTCGACGTGCGGCAGCTGGAGGAGCTGCTCGCGGACCGCTTCGAGCTCCTCGACGTCCCGGGGAGCAGGTCCGTTCACGACGCGATCGCCTGGTCATGGGAGGGGCTCGGCCCAGACGATCGGCGCGCGCTCGCGCACGCGAGCCTCTTCCGAGGCGGGTTCAGCCTCGCCGCGCTCGCCTCGACCCTGAACTGCCGGCCCATCGAAGCCCTCCCCTGTCTGGAGCGGCTCCAGCGAGGCTCGCTGCTCGTCGTTCACCGGATCGAAGGGACGGGGGAGGCGCGCTACTCCCTGCTCGAGTCGATCCGGGATTTCGGCGCGCGGGAGCTCGGGGACGAACGGGCCGACGCCGAGGCGCGCTTCGCGGCCTGGTACGCGGAGCTCGCGACCCAGCTCCAGCGCGAGCTCTACGGCCCGGAAGTCACGATCGCGCTCCGTCGTCTACGCGTGGAGATCCCGAACCTCGGCGCCGTGCTCGAGTGGACCCTCGGCGGGGCCGACCTCGCCCGTCACGCGCTGTCGATCCATCGGCTGCTCGTGACGGTCTCGTGGGCGGTGCCCGCCGCGCCCATCTCGCTGTCCGAGAGCGAGGCGCTCGCGAGGCGGCTCGCCGCCGCGCTTCCCGGCGCCGACGGTGTGTGGGCGCGGGCCATCCACGCGCGCCGGGCGCTGCGAGCGGGTCACCTGGACGACGAAGCGGTGCGTGCGCTGGACGCGTTGCGGGCCGCCGCCGGCGACGCCAGCGACCCGGCGCTCGAGGCCTTCGTGGAGCGGCTGTTCGCGGAGCGGTGTGGTCGCGCCGGCGACCCTGGTGGGGACCGCGCGCACGGCGAGCGGGCGGCGAGGCTGCTCGCGCGTTCCGGCGACGCGGCGGACGAAGCGATCGCGTGCGTCGAGGTGGGGATGGCCGCCAAGTCGGCTCACGACCTGGAGGAGGCGGTCGAGTGGTACGAGCGCGGGCTCGTGATCGCGCGCCGCCTGGAGAGCCCGTGGCTCGAGGCGTTCGCGCTCGGAGAGCTGGGCTCGCTCTGGCTCGAGGCCCGCAACTGGTCCGCGGCCGAGCAGGACCTGAGCGCGGCGCTCGAGATTCATCGCCAGCTGGGATCGTCTTCGTTCGTCGGCTTCATGCATGGTTGCCTCGGCCACATGCATCACGACCGGGGCAGCTACGCCGCCTCACGCGCGGAGTACGATCGCGCCTTGGCCGCTCTGCGGACGATCGGCGATGCCGTCTGGTCCGCGTTGGTGCGCGGGTATCGCGGGCTCCTCGCGTTGGAAGAGGAGCGCTTCGAGGACGCCGCCGGAGATGCGCAGTACGCCCTGCGTGGCATCGCCTCCGCGTATCCGGCCTTCGAGCCGCTGTTCGGCGCCGTGCGCGACGCCGCGCTGGTGAAGCTCGGGATCGGGCCGGGCGGGGAGGCTCCCGAAGTGCCGGCCGACGACCCGGCCGCCGCTCTGATTCGCAGCTGGGCGGGGCTCGCGCCTGCGTTCGAGGGCGCGGCGCTGGCGACCATCGCGGACCTGCGCGATCCGATGTCTCCGGCTGCTCGCCGGTTCGAGGTGCGGTGCGCCCTCCGCCTCCTGGGCGTCGGCCCGAGCCTCGCCGAGGCGCGCCCGGTCCTGGAGGTCTCGCGCGCCGCACAGTGGTTCCGCCTCAGCGGGCACGCGCGGGTCTCGCTCGAGACGAGGCCGGCCCTGTTTCGCATCTTCGAAGCCCTGGCGCAGCGACATGTCGAGCGTGGGGCGCCCGTCACGGTCGAGGAGATGGTCGCCATCGGCTGGCCCATGGAGCGCATTCGCGAGGACGCGGCGCGCGCGAGGGTCTACGTGGCGATCTCCAGCCTGCGCAAGCTCGGCCTGCGCGCGGTGATCGAGAAGAACGCGTCGGGATACAGGCTCTCCGAAGACCTCGACGTCGCCCTCGTCGATTCGCCAGGCGATTGAGTCATCTCGCGGGCCGTTCGAAAAGATCGGCGAAGCTGTCAGTCGGGGGATCAATGTTGCGTCCATGATCCCGTGGGCGCAGTCGGGAGCATGTTTCTGGTGATGGGGGCGGGGGCGCCGTGGCTGGTGCTGCTGGTCGGGCGGGGCAGCCGGGAGTGGATCGAGCCGCTGTACGCGTCGGCCGGCTTCACGCCGATGGGGCGGCTCTGGGCGGTGCTGCCGCGGCGCGCCGGGGATCCGGTGGCGGTGCTCGACGCGTGCCTCGCGTTCCTGCCCGAGCACTTCGCGGGGTGTCCCTCGCTCGCCGCGGCGGAGGCGGCGATGGGGGAACGAGAGGCGCTGGATCTCGCAGGGGACGTGCCCGAGGTCTGGCGCGCGCTGCGGCGCGAGGCGAAGGAGCGCTGGGAGGAGCTGCGGGTGGCGCGGGCGGGGCTCGAGCCGTGGGGGGCAGATCCCTATGATTCGCTCTGAGCGCTCAGGCGGTAAGCGAGGAGGGCCGCGTGGTAGCTCTCGAGGGTGGGCTGCGCGGGGGCGAAGTCCAGGTTGGAGAGGAAGGTGCGCTCCTCGCCGCTGCAGGCGCGGCCCATGGGGGTGGCCAGGAAACGCATCAACGCGCTGCGCGCAGCCCCGGCCTTGCCCGGGGCGAGGGTCTCGGTGCGGAGCAAGGACGCGCCCGCGAGGCCGGTCACCTCCGAGATGCGACGCAGGTTGTCAGCGTTGGGGCGGGTGCGGCCCTTCTCCCAGTGGAGCACGGTGCTGTACGCGACGCCGAGCGCGCGCACGAACTGGCTGCGGTTGAGGCCAGCCCCCTCGTAAGCCGCGCGTATGCGATCTCCCAACGCGTCTTGCTCACCCATGCTGTATGATTGGTCCCACAGTGAACGGGCGAACGCAACCACGACTGCTCGACCTCACGGGCGGGCCGACCGCGATCGTGAGCCTGAGTGGAGGGCTCTGGTGCCAGCTCGACGCGGCCGGCCGCTTCCGAGGGCGCGGCGGACCCTGGAAAGACAGGCTCGGATGGGATGGCGACGTCTGGCGGCGGTTGCGCTTCTGGGAGCTCGTGCATCCGGCCGAGGTGTCGAAGGCGGCCGGCGCGGGGCGATCGCTCACCGGGTCACCCGACGCGTTCCATGTCCGCATGCTCACCGGTCATGGACGCTACCTGCGGCTACATTGGCGCGCGCAGCGGGCGGGCGACGGCTTGCTGCTGGTGAGCGCGCCGGCCGACGTGCCTTCCCGGGTGGCCGAGACGCGCGCGATGTACCGCGGATTGTACGAGGCGACCTTCGAGGCGGTGTTCGTGCACGCCGACGGAGTGATCGTCGACTGCAACGAAGAGGCGGTCCGCCTGCTCGGCTACGGGGTGAAGCAGCTGGTGGGCATGGAGATCTGGCGTCTGGCGCCTGGCCGGGCCCGCGACGAGGTGCGCACCCGCATCGCCTCGGAGGAGATGGCGGCGTCCGAGACCTGGGCGCGGCACGCCGACGGCAGAGAGGTGCCCGTCACGGTCCGCGCCCGGACGGTGGACTCGGACGGCCAGCGACTGCGCGTGGTGGTGGTGCGCGAGGGCCACGCCCGGCGTCGACAGGCCTGAGCCGGTGAAATCCACACGGGGAGATGGGTGCCCCCCTGGGCGTAGGAGCACGGGCCCACCCTCCGCGCGCCCGTATTGACAGGGGCCC from Sandaracinaceae bacterium carries:
- a CDS encoding SMI1/KNR4 family protein; amino-acid sequence: MTSAYWLPRFTALVREIEDHPQLEITAREIGAPATPEALAEAQAFLGQPLAPALKQLYAELDGFHLEWHHRDPAWGDTGVAGSIRLFPLRTVFRPDWAQPDYGSKAHLPFDWPNDDHFAGFGANDGQVYWVCDSEGEAEPFGASFEAYLEAMLESRGIHFWQEMFLYSEARMQRLGLGRTVEQCQNLLYPAASFLFGHVDGDKLGGCLECPPSPAWAELKQAVVAAAAPAADPSGAPGDAVLLYGEMLYRDQPAALVRQSQAFIAELAESESSPVALVTTDSTDGSDDAVVGAAVAGVVVARVPLGGQIDVAFASFDHRSLPEIPQQVWEELDPAGDVDDHFGYWLISPEGPAALILDGAPVVSVDAGELVSLEREAAQRLLSSGATLGLRCG
- a CDS encoding AAA family ATPase, which produces MEQTVDGPGLFGRDALLSEVRARLERDSLVTLVGPPGVGKTALARVLAQDGQRYFDLRDARSVHDLNGVLALGLDLDALPSGDSGFDRVGHVLLARGPGVVVLDDIDRLVPVLGRGLPGWRALGLRVLAVGRRPLGIDAERVVPVPPLPLPSNAEIGQADAVAFFVECVRRRAPEVSFDRADLTVAARIVRRLDGLPLAIELAAARMAALDVRQLEELLADRFELLDVPGSRSVHDAIAWSWEGLGPDDRRALAHASLFRGGFSLAALASTLNCRPIEALPCLERLQRGSLLVVHRIEGTGEARYSLLESIRDFGARELGDERADAEARFAAWYAELATQLQRELYGPEVTIALRRLRVEIPNLGAVLEWTLGGADLARHALSIHRLLVTVSWAVPAAPISLSESEALARRLAAALPGADGVWARAIHARRALRAGHLDDEAVRALDALRAAAGDASDPALEAFVERLFAERCGRAGDPGGDRAHGERAARLLARSGDAADEAIACVEVGMAAKSAHDLEEAVEWYERGLVIARRLESPWLEAFALGELGSLWLEARNWSAAEQDLSAALEIHRQLGSSSFVGFMHGCLGHMHHDRGSYAASRAEYDRALAALRTIGDAVWSALVRGYRGLLALEEERFEDAAGDAQYALRGIASAYPAFEPLFGAVRDAALVKLGIGPGGEAPEVPADDPAAALIRSWAGLAPAFEGAALATIADLRDPMSPAARRFEVRCALRLLGVGPSLAEARPVLEVSRAAQWFRLSGHARVSLETRPALFRIFEALAQRHVERGAPVTVEEMVAIGWPMERIREDAARARVYVAISSLRKLGLRAVIEKNASGYRLSEDLDVALVDSPGD
- a CDS encoding helix-turn-helix transcriptional regulator — protein: MGEQDALGDRIRAAYEGAGLNRSQFVRALGVAYSTVLHWEKGRTRPNADNLRRISEVTGLAGASLLRTETLAPGKAGAARSALMRFLATPMGRACSGEERTFLSNLDFAPAQPTLESYHAALLAYRLSAQSES
- a CDS encoding PAS domain S-box protein, producing the protein MNGRTQPRLLDLTGGPTAIVSLSGGLWCQLDAAGRFRGRGGPWKDRLGWDGDVWRRLRFWELVHPAEVSKAAGAGRSLTGSPDAFHVRMLTGHGRYLRLHWRAQRAGDGLLLVSAPADVPSRVAETRAMYRGLYEATFEAVFVHADGVIVDCNEEAVRLLGYGVKQLVGMEIWRLAPGRARDEVRTRIASEEMAASETWARHADGREVPVTVRARTVDSDGQRLRVVVVREGHARRRQA